The window GTTGCAGTTGGAGGGGATTGGCTCTTGAATCCATGTCAATGGCCACATCACTGCCGAGGCTTCTGGATTCATTCTGCATCAATACTGAGCTACCTGAAAAGAAAAGTGCAGAACAGTCCTATAAATTAAGATAgagttctttcttttatttacacaaaaactCGATCAAAGTCCTTTCTGGATCAATATGCAGAAAATGTCTGCTAATGTTATTTCCGTTCTGAGGACTTGAAACTGCAGTGGCTTGTTAACTTACTGAAGTTGTCAGCGTGCAGAGGTGAGGTGGACACCGGCGCCCGGGAGAGGTGTTCTTTTCTGCTGCGCTGCTGCTTCAGATTCTACACGgagagaaacaaaaatacactgtaaggaaaaaaatGCTATGCTCCATGCATATGAGATACAATGAACGACTAAATAAATTTTACCTCGGTTCTCAATTCCAACACGGACTTGAAATTGTTAGACATCGATGCCAGCTTTGACTGCAAACATCAAAACAGAGGACAGTTTACTTCAGTGCAAGGCAGGATGCTTCTGTTGCGTTTTTACGTGTTACGGCAGGATAACCAGTCTAGCCGATGTGAACGAAACATGAGAGAGATGATCATCTCTAAAGGATTTCTTGGAGATGACCAGATAAGACTTGTTACCTGGAGGGAGACAACAATCGTGTTGGAATGTGTCTGAATGTGACGTCCATTTTGTCCGCTTCGGGAGCGCACCAGGTCTTGCAGCTGCGCTATCTGTTTATTTAAGCTGTTGATGTCCTGAAACAAAGACAGACACGCCCCAAAATCAATATATAGACAGACTTATAGTTTTAAAACCACACAGACTTATaatctgtttgttttgggggtttttttaataataaacgcAAACTTTGCTTCCGTATAGGCATTGAGAAATCCACATTGTTTCCTGGTATGttaataaaatgagaaaattcCACGTCATTGTGCGCTTGCAAACAGGCTTATACATTTAAATTAGTCGGTCTTATGACGTGACTTAGAGCAGACAACTTTCAGACACCAACTTTGTTACCTTGTTAATGCTATATAAATAGAATTAATTGGAAATAACTGACTtgccccaaaaaaaaaaaaaaaaaaaaaccagcagcaATGCTATGTACAGTCAGGTAATAAATATTTGTGCAAAGTTATTGTTCTTTCAGCTGTCTatcacagtactgtacactgtaGTTATATGACCACACCTATGCttttgctatctctctgatgggttttgttttgatttttcagcctaatgaaaGAAAGCTTGCTTCACTGGCAGGGACAGCCCTCTGGACTTCCTGTTGAGAGCTAACAGCAACAGTTTCCAAATACAAGCGCACTTGTAAGTGTAATAATGAGGAAATAACACACATTATAAGAGTTAGTtcggtccactaatttgattggttgagCAGCATTCCAAGAGTGTCTATATTTCCTGTAACCACTCTGGGatgcttcactgtgtgtatcactccagATGTCTGCCACTGCCaagtaaaattccacttcctagtttgaAACCGTTTCTACGGTAGTGTTCCGACCTCAGCGGACACGGCAAATGGTACTTTTCAcgaatataacttttgacttaaaatatgaaagctcgtcagatgaagacgaaaaggaagaaaggacaCCAATTTTGCAGGAAGCACCTTTAAAAGGAAAGTACACATCAACATGAGCCAGCTAGTGCTGTAAAATGAATGTGGCTTCTTTGGAATCTAATTCCTCTAagggagcaaaaataaacagaacatttggccatgCTATGTACAAAATGTCACTTACTTCATGTTCACTTCTTGTTTACAGAGCTGTTGTATAAAATTAATATTGCACTCGCAATCATGaggttatactaaatatcagcatggctaCGATTACCTACGGCGAACCCACTGTCATGCCGATATCGAGTATAATTGTGTGATATTTCTTAATTagtgaaagtctgcactttgagctCACAAGTCATTACTTAATTTCAACTCCTAGGTACTGTGTTAAATAGCTAAAACAACAACTTTGTCAATATCCAAATATTTATAGACCTGAATGCAAAACTTTATGAATGACCTCTGACCTGCTTTATAATGTAGGTCAACTCTTCAATCGCCACACACTTGTCGTCAAACAGACATTTCCTTTTggccactgaaaaaaaaagagtagtgtTACTAACGAATGCAAAGCCTACTGACACACGTCGCAGGACATACAGCACAATACAGCCCATTTTAATCAGCCAAGTACTTACAAATTGTGAGCTTCTCCAGTTTAGAAAACGTGTTACTCAAGTCTTTTCCAATTCTCCTGAGAGGCACGAAAGGGGGGAATGAAATGTAGAGAAAACTGTAAGCGCTATATAAAATGTAGTTGTctaaaaataaatttcattGTATAGTTACAAATCTTACTTTGCCATGAGTGTGAAGTCACTCCGCTGTTTAAGAGCATTATGGTTGGGTTTTGCCAGTGTACCATTCTGTAACACAAAGAGAAACAGTAAAGTGACAGgatgtattaaaatatataacacactgtacagtataatgatCACAAACAGCTTTCTTATGAACTGAAGAATGCTAAACTGGGTAATATTAAGGATCGTCAACATAAATAATAGACCACAAAACGTCTGCTCGGATATATCCtaggaataaaaagaaagaaaaaaaattttcaatGCTTGAAATGCTACAAAACATTACATGACCTTCATTACTACACAAGGAAAgctaaacaacaaaaactaccTGAAGGCTTTAAACACGTCCTCTACAGAACGTGACAAGTGATCGTATCtctcctgccttagaggactggGAGGCCGCACACGTTTTTCTGCAGTCGCGTGACTATTATATCTCTGTCTGAttgtgactgaggtcatgttgggaataaaaggcaacgttgacaaacagtaaactgaagaaattaattttcGTTGATTCTGGGTATTCATCTAAAGCTAGCAGCCtcgcattacgtgcgtttgacgtcatgtgccatGGACGgggaaacggcttatacttccagttagtaaaaacTGCTAGCGTACCAGGAGACGATACTACCCTTTtacaattcatacactagaaGGTAAAGTACATAGTACATACTgaatagtgcatagtgtaagtgcatcATTTGGGAGACAATTTTGGTCTGTACTCACcgatgcgtgttttcggaacagaagtaatacAGTGAGTAAACGTACCCCATGCcccgcgcagaccaactaaacGATAATGAggttcgttgacaacgattttcaaaatctattattatttattagttgtGGTATAtacatcccatctttacttctgaaaggcTCTGGCTCtccaagatactctttttacacccagtcatgttactgacctgttgccaattaacctattagttgcaaaatgttcctccagctgtttcttttcagtaacacttacttttccagccttttgttgcccccatcccaactttgacacatgttgcagccatcaagTTCAAAATTATCTagttttttccttaaaatggtacgtttcctcagtttaaacatttgatatgttttcgatgttctattgtgaataacaaatgggtttatgagatttgtaaatcattgcattctgtttttatttacattttacacagcgtcccaacttttttggatttggggttgtgtgtgtatgagcagtaaaaaactccctgaaaagCGAAAATAAAAACGGTTAAGTAAATAAACAGCCCCTTCTGAGTTGTCAAGCCTGCCTCCCATTTCCTCATTTCCCTCCAAACCAAAAAGGGAATTGCTACAATGACTTATCTGACCataactataaaaaataaaacttcgcCTCCAATTGGCGCGTGGTCCATCACCATTTGacattataaatttttttaattttacccCCAAACACTGCAACTACTGTTTACACAACAAGCAGGGTTTCCGTGACTGTACAAAGCACATCATATGAGGCACGCTCTGTTCAATTTCTGATTGGGTGTCCGTCGCCAAGCGTCTAGCCTTAACATTCTAACAGCATTCTATCAGCACTGTACGCATCTGGCTCAGCAATGCGAGGTTAAACCCCGGGTAAAAAGCAGTCCTAACCCTGCTTCTAAATTACAAGTGTGAAACGTTCCTCTACGTGGGGTGAAAAGCGGGGTTTAGAACGATAAGCGCAGCGTGAAAAGCAGTCAGCTGCCATTAACTGATTTAATTTGAGGTGCTTGTATCTCTTAACATCATTGGATGGGAAAATGTTCTCGTCACATTCCGTTCatgcagcaggtagcattgttGCCTCACAGCCCCTGGGTTCCA is drawn from Ictalurus furcatus strain D&B chromosome 8, Billie_1.0, whole genome shotgun sequence and contains these coding sequences:
- the stx5a gene encoding syntaxin-5a; the protein is MTCRDRTLEFQSACKSLQGRQIQNGTLAKPNHNALKQRSDFTLMAKRIGKDLSNTFSKLEKLTILAKRKCLFDDKCVAIEELTYIIKQDINSLNKQIAQLQDLVRSRSGQNGRHIQTHSNTIVVSLQSKLASMSNNFKSVLELRTENLKQQRSRKEHLSRAPVSTSPLHADNFSSSVLMQNESRSLGSDVAIDMDSRANPLQLQLIDEQDSYIQSRADTMQNIESTIVELGSIFQQLAHMVKEQEETVQRIDSNVEDTQLNVDMAHSEILKYFQSVSSNRWLMIKIFLVLVVFFIIFVVFLA